The following nucleotide sequence is from Chryseobacterium sp. CY350.
AGTTCCTGAGTGGAGTACAGATCCTATTGCTCCCGGGAAAACAGGCAAAATAAAAGTTGGATATGCTACAGCTAACCCTGGTGCATTCAACAAAATGATTGAAGTATTTTCTAACGACCCTGTTAACAGCAGAAGTGTGATTTACATCAAAGGCGATGTAAATGCTAATGCTCCTGAACCAAAACCTTTGACTCCGGAAGAGCAAAAAGCTGCTGCTAAAGCTGAAAAGAAAGCTGCTAAAGCTGCCAAAAAAGTGGCTGTAAAAAGTTAATATTATTTCAAAATAATACTAAACCGTCTCAATTGAGGCGGTTTTTTTCGTTATATTTAGTAAATATTTAAATATAAAAATTCAAAAATCTAAAAAATGGCAGATAACTTTTCGGATGACTTTCTTGTAAAAGGAAAATTTTCAATAAAAAAAACTTCAACAGAATATAAAGGCAAACTTACAAAAGAAGAAGGAATGCAGATACTTGAGAAGGAAAAAGAAAAACTACGGGAACTTCAGGAAAAATTATATGCCGATGGCAGCAAATCTCTTTTGGTGGTTCTTCAGGCGATGGATGCTGCAGGAAAAGACAGTTTGATTGAGCATGTTTTCGGTGGGGTAAATCCGCAGGGATGTAATGTCACAAGTTTTAAAACTCCCAGTTCGAAGGAATATTCTCATGATTTTTTGTGGAGACATTATTCAGCCCTACCACAAAAAGGGATGATCGGAATTTTCAACCGTTCGCATTATGAGAGTG
It contains:
- a CDS encoding DUF1573 domain-containing protein: MKTLFAGIALFGTIALASAQTITFDKTTFDYGAVKPNSDGHRFFNVTNTGDKPLIISNVKASCGCTVPEWSTDPIAPGKTGKIKVGYATANPGAFNKMIEVFSNDPVNSRSVIYIKGDVNANAPEPKPLTPEEQKAAAKAEKKAAKAAKKVAVKS